The Ensifer adhaerens genome contains the following window.
CCCTCATCAAGGACAGGACAGCCGCGAAGAACAGGGCCAAGACCCTTTCCAGTCCGCTCCTGAAGAAACACAATGTAGACAGGCTCAGGCAGATCGAACACCAGATCACGGCCATCGACGGTGCCATCACGGCTCTGATTGCAAAGGACCCGTCCCTCAAGGCCAGGTTCGATATCCTCGTTTCGATCCCAGGTGTGTCGCAGATCACAGGCTTTACGCTTCTCATCGACATGCCCGAACTGGGCCAGATCGACGAGAAGGCCGCAGCCGCGCTCGCAGGTCTTGCCCCGATGAACCGGCAGTCAGGACGATGGACCGGGCGCGCTTTCATTACCGGCGGAAGGGCCATCGTCCGCAAAGCGCTCTACATGCCGGCTCTCGTCGCATCCCGCTTCAACGAAGACCTCAAGGCCAAATACGACCAACTCAAAGCCGCAGGAAAGCCGCCCAAGGTCGCCATAACAGCCATCATGCGAAAGCTCATCGTCCTGGCGAACGCTCTGCTCCGCAAAAACCAGAAATGGACCCCAAAACACCCTTGATCAAAACGGATACTCTAGCTGTGAACCTAAATCAGCCCTCCGGGCTTCAAGCCGGCCGCTACACTACACGCTGGCCCTTAGAGCCGTGGTGCCCCATGCGCACGATCAGGTGCAAGACCCGTGCGTTGTCGATGTGCCAAATACGACATCGTGCATGATCCGCCCAGGCGACAACGTGAATACGCCGGCTATCAACAGAGCCCCAGCGAATAGAAAAAGCATCGCCTTTTGATGTTTTTTCACGCGGTGGCTGCGGGCATGCAGAACCGCAAGCGGCAGAACCACAAGCGTTAGGATTGAAAGACCGTGAATTATACTGAATGGACCAAACATACATAAGGTATGGATCCAGAACGAAGACAGGGCCGTTAAGGCCATAAGAATGACCCATATCCATCCTGCGGTTCTGTGCGGCAACGTGCCCTTTGGAGCGGCGATCTGTACTGTTCCAAGAACAAATGCCGCCATTGCAGCAAATGCATGCGCCCGCACAGCAAACGGGGCAACAAGTAACGGCTCAAGTGTCATGACATTCCCTCCTTTTTTTCATTATTATTTATTAGGCATGTATTCGCGCTCATCCCCACTGTCTACATTTTTGTAGTGGAATTTTTGATTCACGAATCAACTCGCGGCGGTGCTATTTGTTGTCGGCACGTTCGTGGATTCCCTGCAGAGGCGGCCGCTCACTGGCAGAGATGCGTCAGGGACCAGAACCTAATCGCTCGACCTGGCCAGTTGCCTCCGGCGCCCTTGGCGAGTTGGCCGGGGGTCAAGCGCCGGTCGCCACATGGCCGACCTCGTAGATCTGCCCCTCTCCGGTGGATGCGTCGATCGGATGTCTCCAGAAGCTGAAACTGAGAAATGTCCATCCCCCCGGATCGAACGCGGAGACGAACGCAACCGCGCCTGCGGCCATTGCCTCTTCCGCGCGGCGCCCCTCGGCCCCGCGCAGAGCGTGCAGATCAACTTCGGGGGGAATGGAGATTATCTGGCGCTGCGCAAAACGGGCTCCAGGCAAGTCCGAGCCGATTTTGGCCTCCCAGATCGTCCAGGTCGTGACCGGCGGCCGGCCAAAATCGCCCGAAAGCGCGGCAAAGCCTGGCCCGGACACGAATTCGGCCATGCCCTCGGCACGCCGCCAAATGTAAAACGGCGCGTAGAGGTTCGTCGGGCTGGAATAGGTTCCGGCACGCCGCCGCGCCATGAGGAATGCCTTGAAGCCGAGGCCTTCGAACCCGTTCATCAAGTGCCCCTTGTCACGGATGCGGCGCGCAATGATCTCCATGTCATAGTCGGCGGGCAGCGTTACGCTATAGTGCATTCCGATCATGATCTCAGCCCCTTGAGGTTGTGTGCAGGTGAATGGCGGGCTTGCGCCGTCCCGGTGCGACGATGCGACCGCTTGCGAGAAGAACACCGAAAATCGCGACCGCCATGCCAATGACCTGTGCGACGTCCGGCGTCCGCCCGAAAGCTGCTGCGAAAACCAGCGCGGCAACGGGCACGAGGTTTAGAAGAACCGAGGTCGCGGCCGGGCCGCGCACGGCAATGCCCTTCTGCCAAAAGAGATAGGTCAGCACCGATCCCGCCAGCGCCATCCACAGGACCGCCGCGCAGGAACTGGCGGAGGCATGCGCGAGCGCCGCGACCGGATTCTCCACCATGAAGGCGGCGGCGAGCAGCGCTATTGCTCCGAACAGCATGGTCCATGTCGATGTGGCGAGCGGACTGGCGTCGCGGACCCAGCGGCGGCAGCCGATCGTGTAGATGGCCCATGCGACGCTGCCTGCGAAGATGACCGGATCGCCGGGCGCAAGATGCGCACCTGAAAACGCGCCAATGGTCAAGGCAATACCGAAAAGGCTGATGACCATGCCGAGGAGCGCCATTGGGCTGGGCCATCGCAGGCTGATCAGCGCCTCAAGAAGGTTCGTCGTCAAGGGGACGGTCCCGAGGATCAAAGCGGCCGTCACCGGGCTGGATGTGCGCATGCCAAGGAAAAGGGCGGCGTTGAAGCCTGCGACCCCCAGAATGCCGAGCACGACGAAGGCGATGGCGTTGCGCCGGAGCGCCTGCCACCCTCCACGCTCGACAATGCCCATCCAGACGAAGATGGCTGCGGCGGCAATGACGAAGCGCCCGGCGGCGGCCGTCCATGGCGGCAGGTCATGAAGCGCAATCCGCGTCGCCTCGAAGCTCGATCCCCAGAAAATGGCGGCCGTGGCGCTGAGCAGGAATGCGACACGTTCACGTGACGCGGCGGGCTCGGAAGGCATTTCGATATCGGTGACGGTCATGGGAGCAGTCCTCAGGTCGAAGTTGCCCTTGAATTGCATTCCTTTTCCTGTGCCGATATAGAATAAGCTCGAAGATCGTTTTTCGAAAATGGAAAGCCATGCAGCGGCTGAACTGGGATGACATCCGCCTTTTCCTGGCGCTTGCCCGTGAGGGCACCCTGTCGGGCGCGGCCCAATCGCTGGGCATTGGCGTGGCGACGATCTCCCGGCGCATCGACCGCATCGAACACGCCATCGGCCTGCCATTGTTCCTGCGCAGCCAGCAAGGCTATGCGCTGACCGACCAGGGGGCGGCGCTCCTTCCGCGCGCCGAGCGGATGGAGCTTGCCGAACACGAAATGCGGGCCGAGGCCGCGCTTCAGGTCGACATTCGCGGCAAGGTACGGGTCGCGAGCGTCGAGACCCTGCTCCTGCCAGTGGTGATTCCGGCGCTCGAGCCGCTGCTGCAGGCCAATCCGGGGCTTGATGTCGAGGTGATCTATTCGCCCACAACCGTCAATCTGCACCGCCACGATGCTGATCTGGCATTGCGCATGGTCGTTCCGCAAGGCGGTAATTTGCTAGTGCGCCGCCTGGCTACGATGGGTTTCGGTCTCTATGGGCCCGCCGATGGCAGTCTGCCGACGAGGCATGTCACCTGGCCCGAGCTCGCGGGCGTCGAGACGCTGCTGAACTGGTCGCGGTCATTCAGCACGGCCGAGACCAGCCGCTTTTCGGCAAATACGCTGGAATCGCTTCTGGAGGCCGTGCGGCGCGGCATCGGGGTCGGAGTACTGCCGCACTTCCTGGCATGCCAGGCGGGGCTGCGCCTGATTACCGACGAGCTTCCCCAGGGAGGCAAGATGGAGCGCCCTGTCGTGCTGGCCACGCATGCCGAACTTGCGGCTTCGCGCCGCGTCCGCGTGGTTGCCGATGCGATTGCCGAAAAGGTGCTGGCGTTCCGCCGGCAACTTGAAACCGGTGTGCCCTCTTCCTCCGGTTCCGGCGAGGATCTGCAAGCTTCGGTGTGACAGCGCGCGCCCCCGCGCCCAAATCGACTGCGATCTTGCTCCCCGCTTTCTATTTTCGGAAAACAGTCTGCGAAAATTCTCTGTAGAATTTCGGGAAATGAAAATCAGACTGTTGACCTATCGACATCAACAGGATTGGAACACCATCATGGAACAGGAAAAAATCGGCTGGAAGGAGCTCACGGCAATCGACGGGCATCGCGGCGAACAGACGGTGGCGACCATTGCCGAGTCATCCGCCGTCCTTGCCGAAAACCTGGTAAGCCACGCATTCGGCAGCATATTTTCTCAGACCGGCCTGCCGCGCCGCGAGCGCGAACTCGTAACATTAGGCGTGCTCGGCGCCATCGGCGGCGCCGAACCGCAATTGCGCGTACATCTCGACGCTGCGCTTCGGGTCGGGGCGCATCCCGACGAACTTGTTGCACTTGCCGAACATCTGTCCATCTATGCCGGTTATCCCCGCGCGCTCAACGTGCTGCGTGAAGTGCGCGGGTCCGTGCTGAACGCAGGGGGCCCCGCGCTGATGAAGACGCGCAAGCTGATGCTCGGCGATCATCAGACGCGCGTTTTCGACAGCGCCAGCGACAAGCCCGCCCTGATCCTCGTTCACGCTCTCGGGCTCGACCACCGGATGTGGCGCGACGTCATCCCATTGATCGCCGACACGTTTCGCGTGATTGCCTATGATTTGCGCGGTTATGGCGCTGCAGCCGGCGCGCCGACGGCGAAAGGGCTTGAAACCTATGCCGACGACCTCGTCGCCTTGCTCGACGGTCTTCAGATCGAAAGCACGCATGTGGTCGGATTGTCGCTGGGCGGATCGATCGCGCAGCAAGTGGCGCTCATGAAACCAGAACGGATGAAATCTCTGACCATCGTTGCATCGACCGCCTGGTCCTTCGACGCATTTGAGCAGCGGGCGCTTGCAGCGGAACGCGACGGCATGGAGGCGCAAATCATTCCCAGCCTCACACGCTGGTTCCGCCCCGAAGACCTGGCGCGAAACGGCTGGGCGGTGCGCTATGCGCGAGACGCGGTCGAGCGTGCATTCGTCGCCGATTGGGTGGCCGGCTGGCATGCGCTCGCCACGATCACGACAGGCGAGCGGCTCGGCAAGATCCGGGTTCCGACCCATGTGATTGCGGGCGAAAAGGACGCATCCACGCCGCCGGACCTGATGAAGCGGATGTTGGAGGTACCCGACGCGACCTATTCCGAAATCGCAGGCGCGCCGCACATGGTGTCCCTCACGCATCCCGCCCCCTTGGCAGAGGCAATCATGCGCGGCATCGCCGCCTGAGTACGCCGGCAATCATATCACTTGAACGGAAGGAATATGCCAATGTTTATCGTTTCATTGACCTACAAGGTGCCGCTTGCGGAAATCGACGCCAACCTCGAGGCCCATCGCCGCTTTCTGGATCGGAACTTTGCAAGCGGCATCTTTCTCGCCTCGGGCCCGAAGGAGCCGCGCACCGGCGGGATCATCCTCGCGCCGGGAGCCGACAGGCAGGCTCTGGAACAGGTACTTGCTGGGGACCCGTTCCATTACCTGGGCCTTGCCGACTACGCCATCGACGCAGTCCGTCTGACGCGATTTGCGGATGACCTGCCGGAAGCGTGCCGCGACCGCCTGCGTTGATCGATACGGCGGACAGTCTCCAGGGACAGCTGTCGCTCTGCCGGACGCGGCCTTTCCAAACTGCGTCTCGGCGGCGACAAGCCTATCCAAATTGGTAGTCGGGCAAGTCCAGATCGTCTTTCAGACTGTTGCCAAGCATCAGGTCGCTGGCGCCGGGGATGCTCATCAGCTTGCTGGCCTGGTTGCGAAACCAGACGCCGAGATCGGTACTCGGCACAAAGGTCGAGGCGAAATTCTCAGCCGATCTTTGCTTGGTTTCGAGGAGGGGTCGCAGACGGTCCTCGTAGGCGGGAAAGGCAACGCGATAGTCACCGTTTGCGCGATGCAGCTCGCCCGCAAGGACATAGGCTTCAATCATGGCAAGGCCAGTCCCTTCACCGGCCAGAAGCGAAACGGCGGCTGCGGCATCCCCCAGCAGCGCGACGCGCCCCTTGCGCCAGCGCGGCATCTTGATCTGGCTCATCCTGTCGAAATAGATCGCTTCGGCGCCCACAAGCGCCCGCATGATAGCGGGGATTTCCCACCCGAGCCCCTGAAACTCCTTCGTCACCAAGGCGACAATTTCCTCCTTGTTTCCGCAATGGTCCGTGCGGCCAGGATCACAG
Protein-coding sequences here:
- a CDS encoding transcriptional regulator, LysR family; amino-acid sequence: MQRLNWDDIRLFLALAREGTLSGAAQSLGIGVATISRRIDRIEHAIGLPLFLRSQQGYALTDQGAALLPRAERMELAEHEMRAEAALQVDIRGKVRVASVETLLLPVVIPALEPLLQANPGLDVEVIYSPTTVNLHRHDADLALRMVVPQGGNLLVRRLATMGFGLYGPADGSLPTRHVTWPELAGVETLLNWSRSFSTAETSRFSANTLESLLEAVRRGIGVGVLPHFLACQAGLRLITDELPQGGKMERPVVLATHAELAASRRVRVVADAIAEKVLAFRRQLETGVPSSSGSGEDLQASV
- a CDS encoding Permease of the drug/metabolite transporter (DMT) superfamily — translated: MQFKGNFDLRTAPMTVTDIEMPSEPAASRERVAFLLSATAAIFWGSSFEATRIALHDLPPWTAAAGRFVIAAAAIFVWMGIVERGGWQALRRNAIAFVVLGILGVAGFNAALFLGMRTSSPVTAALILGTVPLTTNLLEALISLRWPSPMALLGMVISLFGIALTIGAFSGAHLAPGDPVIFAGSVAWAIYTIGCRRWVRDASPLATSTWTMLFGAIALLAAAFMVENPVAALAHASASSCAAVLWMALAGSVLTYLFWQKGIAVRGPAATSVLLNLVPVAALVFAAAFGRTPDVAQVIGMAVAIFGVLLASGRIVAPGRRKPAIHLHTTSRG
- a CDS encoding Uncharacterized conserved protein YciI, contains a putative active-site phosphohistidine; this encodes MFIVSLTYKVPLAEIDANLEAHRRFLDRNFASGIFLASGPKEPRTGGIILAPGADRQALEQVLAGDPFHYLGLADYAIDAVRLTRFADDLPEACRDRLR
- a CDS encoding Uncharacterized membrane protein; its protein translation is MTLEPLLVAPFAVRAHAFAAMAAFVLGTVQIAAPKGTLPHRTAGWIWVILMALTALSSFWIHTLCMFGPFSIIHGLSILTLVVLPLAVLHARSHRVKKHQKAMLFLFAGALLIAGVFTLSPGRIMHDVVFGTSTTHGSCT
- a CDS encoding 3-oxoadipate enol-lactonase → MEQEKIGWKELTAIDGHRGEQTVATIAESSAVLAENLVSHAFGSIFSQTGLPRRERELVTLGVLGAIGGAEPQLRVHLDAALRVGAHPDELVALAEHLSIYAGYPRALNVLREVRGSVLNAGGPALMKTRKLMLGDHQTRVFDSASDKPALILVHALGLDHRMWRDVIPLIADTFRVIAYDLRGYGAAAGAPTAKGLETYADDLVALLDGLQIESTHVVGLSLGGSIAQQVALMKPERMKSLTIVASTAWSFDAFEQRALAAERDGMEAQIIPSLTRWFRPEDLARNGWAVRYARDAVERAFVADWVAGWHALATITTGERLGKIRVPTHVIAGEKDASTPPDLMKRMLEVPDATYSEIAGAPHMVSLTHPAPLAEAIMRGIAA
- a CDS encoding transposase — translated: MTDITIGADISKDHVDLHMLPEGRTLKVANDRKGFAAILKWIGSKAVQRIVYEPTGPYHKAFERFMVVQGLPLSKVNPRLARRFCEATGRLAKTDRIDACLLVRYGALLETRILQANTQVLNDLKELHTARLALIKDRTAAKNRAKTLSSPLLKKHNVDRLRQIEHQITAIDGAITALIAKDPSLKARFDILVSIPGVSQITGFTLLIDMPELGQIDEKAAAALAGLAPMNRQSGRWTGRAFITGGRAIVRKALYMPALVASRFNEDLKAKYDQLKAAGKPPKVAITAIMRKLIVLANALLRKNQKWTPKHP